The following are from one region of the Verrucomicrobiota bacterium genome:
- a CDS encoding glycosyltransferase family 2 protein, whose product MHERPEIMLSVVVPVYQEEANLEEFLRRTQPILAAITAQYEIIFAMDPSPDRTEEMILRFRQPEPRIKLLKFSRRIGQPMATLAGLQYAIGAAVVVMDVDLQDPPELIKEMVAKWREGYEVVLAQRRTREGDTWAKRLINRVGYFIINRISEPPIPPETGDFRLLSRRVVDEINRLKECHGFLRGLVAVVGFKQTIIQFDRTARHAGEGNYNPLLGSLRIGLNGIVCFSSYLLTLSSKMGFLIALSSFFLGILYAIMKILGFPFPIGNPTIVILILFMGGIQLISVGILGEYIARIYEEVKQRPKFIIDQAVGFERKADDNRPTPAPRA is encoded by the coding sequence ATGCATGAACGGCCAGAAATAATGCTTTCAGTGGTGGTGCCTGTTTACCAAGAGGAGGCCAATCTGGAGGAATTTCTCCGGCGCACCCAACCCATTCTTGCGGCGATCACCGCGCAGTATGAAATCATTTTTGCCATGGACCCCTCGCCGGATCGGACCGAGGAGATGATCCTGCGTTTCCGGCAACCGGAACCCCGCATCAAACTGCTCAAATTTTCCCGGCGCATCGGGCAGCCGATGGCCACGTTGGCCGGGCTGCAATACGCGATTGGCGCCGCCGTGGTGGTGATGGATGTGGATTTGCAGGATCCGCCGGAACTGATCAAAGAGATGGTGGCTAAATGGCGCGAAGGCTACGAGGTGGTGTTGGCGCAGCGGCGCACCCGGGAAGGCGACACGTGGGCCAAGCGGCTGATCAATCGGGTTGGCTATTTCATCATCAACCGTATTTCGGAACCGCCCATCCCGCCGGAAACGGGGGATTTCCGCCTGTTGAGTCGCCGGGTGGTGGACGAAATCAACCGGCTCAAAGAATGCCACGGCTTTCTCCGCGGCTTGGTGGCAGTGGTTGGGTTCAAGCAGACCATCATCCAGTTCGACCGCACCGCGCGCCACGCCGGGGAGGGCAACTACAATCCGCTCTTGGGCTCATTGCGCATCGGGCTGAATGGGATCGTCTGTTTTTCAAGCTACCTGCTGACGCTCAGTTCAAAAATGGGATTCCTGATCGCGCTCAGCAGTTTCTTCCTTGGCATTTTGTATGCGATCATGAAGATCCTTGGGTTTCCATTCCCCATCGGCAATCCCACCATTGTGATTCTTATCCTGTTCATGGGTGGCATCCAATTGATCAGCGTGGGCATTTTGGGCGAGTACATCGCACGGATTTACGAAGAGGTCAAACAGCGGCCCAAGTTCATTATTGATCAGGCGGTTGGATTTGAGCGCAAGGCGGACGACAACCGGCCAACACCAGCCCCGCGCGCATGA
- a CDS encoding class I SAM-dependent methyltransferase: protein MSTPKWPKVIPPLTPEQQRISHDFMKHWHEVLPQRYGIIESFNHRYPVKHAPKQFRTTLEIGAGLGEHLAYETLTEEQERHYVGLDVRENMAAEMRRRFPRVQVRVADCQARLDFPDGHFDRILAIHVLEHLPNLPAAIREMRRLCHPEGVFSVVIPCEGGLAYTLARRISAQRIFEKRYGQSYQWFIRREHINRPAEILAELAPHFSIRHQRYFPLGLPWVFSNLCIGLTLAPAP, encoded by the coding sequence ATGAGCACGCCCAAGTGGCCCAAAGTTATCCCGCCGCTGACGCCCGAGCAGCAGCGGATCAGCCATGACTTCATGAAACATTGGCATGAAGTGTTACCGCAGCGTTACGGAATCATCGAATCGTTCAACCATCGCTACCCGGTTAAACACGCGCCGAAACAATTCCGCACCACGTTGGAAATTGGCGCGGGCCTGGGCGAGCACCTGGCGTATGAAACGCTGACGGAGGAGCAGGAGCGCCACTATGTGGGGCTCGATGTGCGGGAGAACATGGCCGCAGAAATGCGCCGACGTTTTCCGCGCGTGCAAGTGCGGGTGGCGGATTGCCAGGCGCGCCTGGATTTTCCCGATGGCCATTTTGATCGCATCCTTGCTATTCACGTGCTGGAGCATCTGCCGAACCTGCCGGCGGCGATCCGCGAAATGCGGCGGCTCTGCCACCCGGAGGGCGTGTTCTCGGTGGTCATCCCGTGTGAGGGGGGGCTGGCCTATACCTTGGCGCGGCGCATTTCCGCGCAACGAATTTTTGAAAAGCGGTACGGGCAATCCTACCAATGGTTCATCCGCCGCGAGCACATCAACCGGCCAGCGGAAATCCTCGCAGAATTGGCCCCGCACTTTTCGATCCGGCACCAACGCTATTTTCCGTTGGGACTGCCGTGGGTGTTTTCCAATTTGTGCATTGGGCTGACGCTGGCGCCCGCGCCGTAA